Below is a window of Agathobacter rectalis ATCC 33656 DNA.
TCATGAAGTCTGAAAGAGCTGACTGAATTGTTTCAAGCTGGCTCTTCTGCTCATTTAAGCTTGCAAGAGTACTCTCCAGCTGAGTTTTCTGCTCTGCAAGCTTTGCCTTTTGCTCCTTTAGCGTATCCACTCCCGCGCTCATCTGATCCGCTGCAGATGTGATTGCGTTTTGTCCGCTCTCTATCTTTGCGCTTGCATCATCCATCTGACTTTTTGCATCGTCAAATTTCTTTGAAACGGCATTATTTATTTTCTCATTGAGCGCATCTATCTTGGCCTGATTCATCGTGACCTGTATCTGCTCGGTGAGCTCACCTGTTGCAGTCACTGATGCGACTCCCTCTGTACTCTCAATTGCAGGCTTAAGTGTGTTTTCCACAAAGTCGGTGATTTCCGACTTGCTTTTCCCATCCATATCCACAGCAGTCATCATGATTGGAAGCATGTCCGGATTTATCTTCATAATGGTCGGAGTACCCACTCCATCCTTCCAGCCAGCCTTGACCTGATCTATTTTCTGCTGCATCTCTATCACTACAGAATCCATGTTGGCATTCTGCTCATACTCGCATGTCACCAGCGAATAGCTGTTATATGACATTGAGCTTACGTTTTTGATATTGGACGTAGTTGCCATAGCTGCTTCAAGTGGCGCGGTGACATCGCTCTCCACCTCCTGTGGACTTGCTCCCATATCTGTTGTCACGATAAGTGCATACTGAAAGCTCATATCCGGCAGCAGATCTGTCGTCATCCTGCCGAGCGATACAACACCGAGTACTATTACCAGCAGTACTCCTACAAGTACAGTAAAAGGTTTTTTTACACTATATCTGGATATCATCTGACCCCTCCTTTTTCTTTTCTTTGATAATGTCCTGCCTTAGTTTAATAGACAATGTGATTACTGCGATTTTCACAATAAATTTAATTCGCTGTTATACTTTTATTATACAATGTGTCGGATTGCAACTCAATTGGTTTATACTTTTTTAAGAGATTTTGACAATAAAAAGACACCCAATTATACGATCAATATAATTCGATGTCTTTAAATATCTTTTAATATCTTTTATTGATTTTAGCTTCAGATGCCCTCTTCCTCTGTCTCATCCTCATCATCATTGATACCTGCAACAGCACTTGTAACGGCTCCGATTACAGCGACAAGCGCAAAGATGATAACTAAAAAAATAACTATAAAGAATGCTACTAAAAAACCTGTATCTGTCATATAATTTACCCCCATAGCTGTCTCACAGCTTCTTTAAAATATAGTTTTAGTTTAACACACTTGTCTGTAAATAACAATATCGTAAGGGGCTAAAATATTGACTAAAATATTGATTTATGAAATTGATCAGTCCTTGATCTGCATACCGTTTGCATCCATATGATAGCCTTCATTCATGATCAGCTTTGATACCGGAACTATCTCATAGCCCATGTCCTGCAGCTTCGTGAGCATTTCATCGAGTGCCTGCGAGGTGTATTTGGCGCCTAGATGGCAGAGTATTATCGAGCCACAATCCAGGCTTTTGTGATTGCACACTGTATCTATGATGTTTTGCACACCATAGTTTTTCCAGTCGAGCGAATCCACATCCCACTGGATTGGATAATAGTCACAGCCATAAACTGTGTCAATCAGTTCATTGTTGTACGAGCCGTATGGCGGTCTGAATACCTTCATATCCTTTCCGGTCAGCTCCTTGACCTTTTTGTGCACATCCATTATCTCCGTCTTCATCTCGCCTGCCGTGATTGTTGCCATATCATAGTGGTGCTCACTGTGATTTCCGGGCTCATGCCCTTTTTCAACCAGCGTCTTTACACATTCAGGATTATCACTCACAAACCCTCCTGTCATAAAAAATGTAGCCTTTACGTTGTGCTTGTCAAGTGTCTCCATCATACTGTCAAAATCCTCTGCTCCCCAGGCACAGTCAAATGAAAGGGCTATCTTTTTTTCCGTTGTCTGAACCGAATATACAGGCAGCTTTCTGTCTCCGAACTGACTCACAGCACTGCTAAGTGTCTCCATCACCTCTATATTTTTCAGCTGCGATATGTCATACTCTCTGCCATATAAAGCGCCTGTAATAAGAAGCGCCGACAGCAGCACTCCAAAAAGGAATCTGTGTCGGCGTTTCTTTCGTTTTGTCCCATTATGTAGTTTTGTATTTTGCATGTATGCTCTGTATTCACTCATGCTATATACTATTCTTTATTATCACAAATTATGAATAATGAAATAACTCTATTTCAGTTCTTCTGCCCTTCCGATAAACTCAAGCACTACCTCAATCGACTGATGCGCAGCCTTCTCCGCAAAGGTCTGGTAGTCTGTCTCGCCGCCATCGCCGTCTGATATTGAACGAAGAATAGCAAATGGCACATTGTTCACATAGCACACATGACCGATGCTGCCTCCCTCCATCTCTGCTGCGATTGCATCAAAGGTATTCGAAATATAATCCTTCTGCTCCTTTGTGGCAATAAACTGATCTCCTGTTGCGATATTGCCCTTTTTGTAGTGGATATTCCTGTCAGCTAAGCATGAGCACATGAGCTCCACCATTTTTGTATCTGCCGGAAGCAGAATCATATTGATGCCTGAAAGAAGTCCCTTCGGATCTCCGATTGGCGATGTATCCATATCGTGCTGCAGCACGTTTGTGGCTACTGCCACGTCAAGCACATTTAAGTCCTTTGTCAAAGTACCAGCCACTCCGATATTGACAATCATATCTACATCATATTTCAAAATCATGGTCTCTGCACATATTGCCGCAAATACCTTTCCTATTCCGCATTTTGCCGCAACTACATACTGATCACCGATTTTACCCTCAACAAACTCCACACCGCTGTAAACCTCTGTCTGTGTGTCTGTCATCTGAGCCTTTAGGTCATCGACCTCCATCTGCATTGCACCAATTACACCTATTGTCATTTTATTTCTCCATTCCTGCTATCTTGCTATTATATTTTTAGTCCTCGTTTACTGTGGATAAGTAAACTCCATATTTGTCTGACTCTCAAGCACCTTAAGATATGCACGACACTCCTTCTTTGCCTCGTCAAGTGACAGATTCTCGTAATGTCCGCACTCTATGGCTGATGCACCAAACACCGGTCCATCATACTCAAGTATCTGCTTTAAGACCTCTTTGGTGATTTCAAAAACCTTTCCCGGCTCGACATCCCTCACTACGAGATAGAAGCCTGTCTGACATCCCATCGGTCCAAAATATACCACATCATCTGCAATCTCAGAGTTTCTCACACATGTCGCAAACATATGCTCCACTGAGTGCATAGCTGAATTGGACATATAATCTCCTGCATTAGGTTTTCTTGTACGAAGGTCGTATGTAACGATTTCTCCGTCTTTTCTTGAAATATAAAATCCAGGTTTAAGAATATTATGATTGATTGTAAAGCTTTTAATTCTTTCCATAAAAATGTTTCTCCTTACTTAGTTGCTGTCTCAAACTGCTTCAGATAATCCTCAAATACATTGAGTGCATCATCCACAGGCTTTGGTGTGCTCATATCGACACCGGCACTCTTTAGCAGCTCGATTGGATTCTTCGAGCATCCACCGCACAGGAAATTTCCTATATACTTATCCACAGCAGGCTTTCCCTCCTCAAGTATCTTTTTTGAAAAAGCAACTGCTGCCGAATAGCCCGTCGAGTACTGATATACATAGTACGGTGTGTAAAAATGCGGTATGCGCATCCACTCATATGATATCTCATCATCCACGCGCATATCTGGTCCGTAGTACTGCACATTCAGCTCATACCACAGTTCATTTAGCACATCCTTGGTAACCGGCTCGCCCTTTTGCATTTTCCGGTGAGCTATATGCTCAAACTCAGCAAACTGCGCCTGCCTGAAAAGTGTCGTCCTGAAGCCGTCCAGAAAATGTGTCATGAGATATTTTCTCTCATTCTCATCCTCACAATGCTCAAGCATATAGTGCATTAGAAGCGACTCATTGCAGGTGGATGCAACCTCTGCCACAAAAATCAGGTATCCTGCGTAGGTGATACTCTGATGCTCATTTGAATAGTATGTATGCATCGCATGTCCCATCTCATGAGCCAGCGTAAACACACTGTCCAGATTGTCGGCATAGTTCAAAAGCACATACGGATGAGTGCCGTAAGCGCCCCATGAATACGCTCCGCTTCTCTTGTTCTCATTCTCATATACATCTATCCAGCCACTCTCCATGCCAGCCTTAAGTGTGCTGACATACTCATCGCCCATAGGCTCAAGCGCCTTTGCCACAAGCTTTTTCGCCTCATCATAGGTGTAGGTGGTCTGTACATTGTCCACAATCGGTGCAAACAAATCATACATATGCAGATGCTCCACACCTAAAAGCTTCTTCCTAAGCGCCATGTACCTGTGCAGAGCCGGTAGATGTGCGTGAACCGTCTCGATCAGATTGTCATAGACACTCTCAGGAATATCACCACCTGATAAATACATGGTCCTTGCGCTGTCATATTTTCTTACCCTTGCATAAAAAGTGTCATTTTTCAGCTTGCTGATGTACATCATGGAAACAGTATTGCTCCACTTCTTGTACGAATCATACACTCCACGGAACACCTGCTTGCGCAGGCTTCTGTCCTTGCTGCTTAAAAAATCTATGAAATTGCCATGCGTGATACGGATTTTATTTCCCTCGACATCAGTGATATACGGGAATTTGATATCCGCGTTGTTGAACATGCTGAATATATTCTCCGGTGCTGCAGCCATCTCACCGCACTGTGCCAGGATATTCTCCTCTGCAGCCGATAAGGTATGCTCTTTCTGACGCATTATCTCATCAATCGCACGCTTATAGTGCATAAGCTCATTGCTCTCACTGTAAAAGCTCTCAAGCCTTTTATCATCTATCTGCAAAATCTCCGGACTCGCAAATGCCAGCGCACCTGATGCCTGAACAGTCAGTGTCTCTGCCTTTGACACATATGCCTGATATTTCGACACAGCAGTGTCCTGATGTGAGCGCTCATTCGCATAGACCACTATACGCTCCAAATAATAAGACAGCTCATCCTGCTTCTTAAAAAAATCAAGCAGCGTTGCTGCACTGTCGGCCAGATGTCCCTTAAATCCAGATAGCTTTTCTGCAATCTGTGACGCTTTTTCACACTCAGCCTCCCACAGCTCATCTGTCTCATACATATCCTCAAGCTTCCATTTGTACTCATCTGAGATTTCATCTCTCTTTTGAAGCCTTTTCTCACTCATTTTGTGTTACCTTCTATCTTACTCTTTTTATTTAGAATCCCACACATCTGCTCTGCAAAATGCATATAGACGTGTGGGATATATGTGAATTATAACAATTAAGCTCTACTTTGTAATTAAAGTGCCCATACCACCTGAAACTGTCTTGCCCTCTTTATTGAGCTTTGTGATAAGCACTGAACGGATGGCAGAGTCACCGATAAAGTCGATAGCCGCCTCAATCTTTGGAGCCATGGTACCTTCATCAAACTCGCCTGCTGCAAGGTACTTCTTTGCCTCATCGACAGTCATGGTATCAAGCGGCTTCTCATCCTCCTTGCCATAGTTCAGGCAGACCTTGTCAACGCTTGTAAGTATAACAAGTCTGTCAGCATCAAGAGTATCTGCAAGCTTTCCGGCTGCAAGATCCTTCTCGATAACAGCGCTTGCGCCCTGAAGCTTATTGTCCTGTGCTAAAACAGGGATTCCGCCGCCACCACATGCGATAACAACCTGATCCGCATCAACAAGAGCCTTAATAGCATCCTTTTCCACTATATCAACAGGCTTTGGAGCTGCCACAACTCTTCTGTAGCCTCCCTCAACCTGTGTCACATGGTTGCCCTTCTTCTCCTCTTCCTCAGCCTCAGCCTCTGTCATAACACGGCCAATGATCTTTGTCGGATGATAAAAAGCCTCATCATATGGGTCAACAACCACCTGTGTAAGTATTGTTGAAACGGTCTTGTAAATTCCTCTGCCAAGAAGCTCTGTACGGATAGCATTCTGTAAATCATATCCTATATAGCCCTGGCTCATTGCAGAGCAGACTGCTGTAGGTGTAGCTGTATACTCAGGATAAATCCTGCAAAACTCAGACATAGCGGTGTGAATCATGCCCACCTGCGGTCCGTTGCTGTGTGTGATAACAACCTCATAATCGTCTCTAATAAAATCTGCAACTGCCTTTGCTGTATGCTTTGTAGCCTCGTGCTGCTCCGGAAGAGTTGTTCCAAGAGCATCATGTCCGAGTGCAATAACTATTTTTTTCTTCTTCATGCCGACCTCCTATGCTGCATCCGCTCAATGTGTATTATATCTCATAATCATAAACCGATGTGTATACTATGATAAATCTACATATAAACCATCAATTTTGAAGAATTCCTATGCGGTGCAAAAGTAAAATTATTTATATACATTATCTAATATTTTAGGGAATTTGTCTAGTACTTTGAACTGATTTGAACAACATTTCCGCCACAGTGTAAGGGACGTAAGCGAAAAAAGAATGCTCCTACTACCATGTAGCGAAGCATTCTTACACATATATTGAACTATTTTATTTCTGTTTATTCTTTAATTCACCCATATATTTCTTCGCATCCTTCATAAAGCTGATTGTTATCAAAACAATAACTATGCCTATCGGAAATGCAGCAACTATACTTACAGACTGCAAGTTACTCATAGAGCTCTCAGCAAATAACAGAGCAATTGGTAAAAGTATAAGCAGTATGCACCACATCAGCTGAATGAGTTTGTGCGGCTGCTCATCCTCACCTAATTTCCTATAGCTGTAACATGATACAGTTAAAGCAATAGAATCAAATGATGTAGCATAAAAAGCAATCATTGTCACTAAAACTATTATCATTATCAAAGGTGCACATGGCAATGTCTTAAGAATAGTAACTATCAACTCATATAAATCGCCACTCTTGTTGTACTGCGCAATAAAATCTGCTGCTCCTGACATCTGTTTTCCCATTGAATAGTTACCTAAGATGATAAAGCTGATGAGCGTAGAGCCAACACCAAATCCATATCCTCCAAGAATTGTCTGTCTGATAGTTCTGCCTCTTGATATATTTCCAATAAAGAAAGGAGCTGCTACACACCATACCATCCAGTAAGCCCAGTAATATATAGTCCAGTCCTGTGGGAAGTTGGTTTTACGTAATGGATCGGTATACGTAGATAATCCTATAAAATTCTGCACCATAGTGCCAAGAGATGACAATCCGGTCTCAAGAATATATCTTGTTTCACCGCCAAACAGCAGTACAATAGCAAGCAGTCCAAAGAAGAAATAGATACAGACTTTTGCCAAAATGCTTATTCCCTTAAATCCATGTAATAATGAATATGTATAAACTATACATGTAATTATAAGGATAATGATATTGATTGCTGTTCTGCTAAGCGATATATGGAACACATCTCCAATAATTGTTGCCATAAGAGGTGTTGCAACACTAAATGTGGTTGCTGTTCCTGCTAAAAGTGCAAATACAGCTAACAGGTCTATAATACGTCCTGCAAAACCATCTGTGTGTTTTCCAAGAACAGGTCTGCATGCTTCCGAATATTTCTGACGGTTTCTTTTCCTTACATGAAGCATAAAACCAAATGCAACTGCTAAAACAAGATAAAATGCCCACGGAATAAAGCTCCAGTGAAACAGAGGAAATACACCGGCCCATTCCTGTATACTTCCAAGCTCCTTAATGTGTGGATTTGTTGCATACATAATCCACTCAGAAAATGAGTAGAATAAAATATCTGCTGCCAGACCACATGTGAACATCATACATCCCCATGAAAAGAATGAGTACTTTGGTTTTTCATCCGGCTCTCCAAGAACAATATCTCCATACTTCGAACCAGCTATAAATATAGATATCAAAAATATTCCTAAACCTATAATCAGGTAATAAATGCCAAACGTATCTCCAAAGAAAAATCTTACCTGACTGAGTATGGCATTTGACTGCTCAGGTAATGCAAAAAATAGAATACACAATGCCACAATTATTGCTAATGGCACAAGTGTAATAATCCAATCAATTTTTTTCTCTTTCATAATACTAATCCTCGTATAATAAGTGTATAGCCAGTAGAAATGATGGTTATGCACTTATCCTTTCTATAAATTTATAGATGATCTGAGACACCTGGGATAAACCCTTTCCATCTCATCTACATTGGTTATTAGTTTCATAGGTTATTCTGTGGTATGATATCAGCAGAGTCTGATGTCTAGAGGCACTGCTTTTAATCCTTTCAGCCCGGTCTCCGGTGCCTGCTTATGGAGCTTGCAGCCTGAATCATATGTCACATTCCGCTTACACAGATGTTTCATCCCCTGGCGTACAGCACCAGCAAAAGAGCTGCCAGGGTACATGCTTATTACGCGAGGTTTCGGTCAGCATATGATTCCCAGGATAAACCTTTTTCTTCAGGTTCCAAGAATACTTAATCGGAAAGGCGGGTGATATCATGTTAAAGATTAACCCATTATCTACACTTTACGTCGGTATTGACGTCAGTTCAAAATCCAACTATGTTTGCGCTTTGGATTTTTATAAAAATAAATACATAAACTCTTCTTTTGCTAACAATCAGCCTGGTGCTGAAGAACTAGCCAAGAAGATTCTTGAGTGTTTGAAAGAACACCC
It encodes the following:
- a CDS encoding polysaccharide deacetylase family protein, which gives rise to MSEYRAYMQNTKLHNGTKRKKRRHRFLFGVLLSALLITGALYGREYDISQLKNIEVMETLSSAVSQFGDRKLPVYSVQTTEKKIALSFDCAWGAEDFDSMMETLDKHNVKATFFMTGGFVSDNPECVKTLVEKGHEPGNHSEHHYDMATITAGEMKTEIMDVHKKVKELTGKDMKVFRPPYGSYNNELIDTVYGCDYYPIQWDVDSLDWKNYGVQNIIDTVCNHKSLDCGSIILCHLGAKYTSQALDEMLTKLQDMGYEIVPVSKLIMNEGYHMDANGMQIKD
- a CDS encoding 5'-methylthioadenosine/adenosylhomocysteine nucleosidase → MTIGVIGAMQMEVDDLKAQMTDTQTEVYSGVEFVEGKIGDQYVVAAKCGIGKVFAAICAETMILKYDVDMIVNIGVAGTLTKDLNVLDVAVATNVLQHDMDTSPIGDPKGLLSGINMILLPADTKMVELMCSCLADRNIHYKKGNIATGDQFIATKEQKDYISNTFDAIAAEMEGGSIGHVCYVNNVPFAILRSISDGDGGETDYQTFAEKAAHQSIEVVLEFIGRAEELK
- a CDS encoding S-ribosylhomocysteine lyase — translated: MERIKSFTINHNILKPGFYISRKDGEIVTYDLRTRKPNAGDYMSNSAMHSVEHMFATCVRNSEIADDVVYFGPMGCQTGFYLVVRDVEPGKVFEITKEVLKQILEYDGPVFGASAIECGHYENLSLDEAKKECRAYLKVLESQTNMEFTYPQ
- the pepF gene encoding oligoendopeptidase F, producing MSEKRLQKRDEISDEYKWKLEDMYETDELWEAECEKASQIAEKLSGFKGHLADSAATLLDFFKKQDELSYYLERIVVYANERSHQDTAVSKYQAYVSKAETLTVQASGALAFASPEILQIDDKRLESFYSESNELMHYKRAIDEIMRQKEHTLSAAEENILAQCGEMAAAPENIFSMFNNADIKFPYITDVEGNKIRITHGNFIDFLSSKDRSLRKQVFRGVYDSYKKWSNTVSMMYISKLKNDTFYARVRKYDSARTMYLSGGDIPESVYDNLIETVHAHLPALHRYMALRKKLLGVEHLHMYDLFAPIVDNVQTTYTYDEAKKLVAKALEPMGDEYVSTLKAGMESGWIDVYENENKRSGAYSWGAYGTHPYVLLNYADNLDSVFTLAHEMGHAMHTYYSNEHQSITYAGYLIFVAEVASTCNESLLMHYMLEHCEDENERKYLMTHFLDGFRTTLFRQAQFAEFEHIAHRKMQKGEPVTKDVLNELWYELNVQYYGPDMRVDDEISYEWMRIPHFYTPYYVYQYSTGYSAAVAFSKKILEEGKPAVDKYIGNFLCGGCSKNPIELLKSAGVDMSTPKPVDDALNVFEDYLKQFETATK
- the arcC gene encoding carbamate kinase; protein product: MKKKKIVIALGHDALGTTLPEQHEATKHTAKAVADFIRDDYEVVITHSNGPQVGMIHTAMSEFCRIYPEYTATPTAVCSAMSQGYIGYDLQNAIRTELLGRGIYKTVSTILTQVVVDPYDEAFYHPTKIIGRVMTEAEAEEEEKKGNHVTQVEGGYRRVVAAPKPVDIVEKDAIKALVDADQVVIACGGGGIPVLAQDNKLQGASAVIEKDLAAGKLADTLDADRLVILTSVDKVCLNYGKEDEKPLDTMTVDEAKKYLAAGEFDEGTMAPKIEAAIDFIGDSAIRSVLITKLNKEGKTVSGGMGTLITK
- a CDS encoding BCCT family transporter, with product MKEKKIDWIITLVPLAIIVALCILFFALPEQSNAILSQVRFFFGDTFGIYYLIIGLGIFLISIFIAGSKYGDIVLGEPDEKPKYSFFSWGCMMFTCGLAADILFYSFSEWIMYATNPHIKELGSIQEWAGVFPLFHWSFIPWAFYLVLAVAFGFMLHVRKRNRQKYSEACRPVLGKHTDGFAGRIIDLLAVFALLAGTATTFSVATPLMATIIGDVFHISLSRTAINIIILIITCIVYTYSLLHGFKGISILAKVCIYFFFGLLAIVLLFGGETRYILETGLSSLGTMVQNFIGLSTYTDPLRKTNFPQDWTIYYWAYWMVWCVAAPFFIGNISRGRTIRQTILGGYGFGVGSTLISFIILGNYSMGKQMSGAADFIAQYNKSGDLYELIVTILKTLPCAPLIMIIVLVTMIAFYATSFDSIALTVSCYSYRKLGEDEQPHKLIQLMWCILLILLPIALLFAESSMSNLQSVSIVAAFPIGIVIVLITISFMKDAKKYMGELKNKQK